The Malus sylvestris chromosome 14, drMalSylv7.2, whole genome shotgun sequence genome segment tctaattttaatttttataaatgcAAATATGTCGATAAttcaactttaaaattatcaatatATATAGTTATTGGTAGACCTGACATTTGGACCCGACCCGAtccgttaatattagtatttgggtggatgcttaacgggttgagtcgctaacgggtgaatccgttaaataacgggtcactttgggtcaacccatTAGACCCCGTTAGCACCTATTAGTTAATGATGTTTTAATAATTTCAGTAAAGTcttaccaacaaaaaaaaaaaactctatgcaaaaaaaaaaaaaataataattgttaacgggtgaaacggataatccgttagcttaacgggttggatTGAACCCGATCCAAACCCGATAAACCTGATCTATTGACAGGTCTAGTTATTGATATGTCGTCAAGAATGCAGTTAACCTTAAccttaaatatttgtatatatttattGGTCAAGCTTAAAAATGGAAGCACTTAATCAAACAACAGGACTTAGGTAATGCGTGTAGCTTTATGTACAAGTTGCTGGAAAAAGACCACATATCAGAACGTGAACACTGATTGTAACAGAACCTTATGCAGGCACTGGAAACTTCTGCTGGACTCTGACTCTGTGACTATCATTTAGTTTTGTCGAATTGTCCTGATGTGAATGACTTTACTATTTtgaagattaaatttataaattatgtaataagtcattaataaaaaattactatattaattatttaaataataatttaattataacAATTACGTTATATgattacaaaatttagtttaaatagACAGTCCCTTAGCAATACCCATTTTAATTAGATTTCGCTGATGGAATCTTCAGATCATCAAACATTTTCACTGTAATTGGTATTTCATAACTATttaacaaaatataatttagaTATCGAATTAGTGTAAATACAGAATTAAGACATACAAAATATAATAACAAAGTTTACAAATTATCAAATTGAAAAGGGTAGTGATCATCCAGCGTAGGGTCCCATAAATAAGGGCTATATTGATTAAGGTCATCACTGTGAAACCAAAATTTATCATTACTCATCATCGTCGCCTCCCACATGCCACTAAAACCAACCTCACTTGTAGAGCCAATGTGGTCCTGGATGTTCATCATCTCATCATCAAATTCATCAATGGCAGCTGCAGCTTCATGATCACCGAAAATTTTGGAATTGGAATCGGAATTGGGAAGTGGTTGCAGCTCGGAGTTTGACTCTGATGAGGGCATGCagaaattattttttgctcGTTTTGAGTCGGAATAAGTCTTCGCTTTTGTCTTTCCTCTTTTTGAACTGACACCGAGCTTCTTGCTCAAATGACCATTCCAATGGTTCTTGACTTGATTGTCGGTTCTCCCAGGAACACGGCCAGCAATCAAAGACCACCTAATTAGACAAGAAATAATCATCCAAGATCGAATATCAACTTTGAAACTATATACAGAATCGGAGGAACACCAAGCAGATAATAAAAAGACATTAAACTGTGATTTATATACGAATTATTGTCTGTTTAGTATTTTCGGTTCAATTCTTAAgtaaagttttttctttttgatttttttgggtTAATTGGCATACTTgcaagaaatatataaaatgcaGAAAATAGTGGTGAAAAATTAATTGCAGTGGACACTTCCCAGTATTATTTGTTGGGACTTGGGATCCACAATGGAACGCCAAGAAAGGTATAATATTCAACACAGTGATTACTCAAAAAACATTCAACAGTTATAGTAAAACTTTTGCAGGAAAATTGAAGACCGAAAGAAGCAAGTTAATCATGCAGAAGTCATAGATTCTCACCAACCTTTCGCATATGTAAAGTTGATATGCTAAATTACTACGTATCAATTGTTTCTGCTTGAACTTCAATTACAAGTTACTGCCTCCATCCTACCAGActcgtttattttgaatttttttcaagattaatttgtttCCTAAATTATTTTGAAGAAAGAGCTAGGTTATGGACGAACCTGTTGCCAAGGAGGTTATGGAGTCGAATGATGagatcatcttcttcctccgagAAGTCACTTCTCTTCACGCTGGGACTTAGATAATTCATCCACCTTAATCTGCAACTTTTGCCGCTTCTCTTCAATCCTAATGCAAAGTTAAACATGCATTAATATATATGTTTGTGTtatgaacttaattacacaaATGATTATATATTATGTGGTAATTAATTACCTGAGACTTTATTGACACGATTCCACTTGCCCTTGCCATGCAACTTGATGTAATCCGTCAGAATTTTGTCCTCCTCCACTGTCCAAAGACCTTTCTTATACTCATTCCCACCTCCCATTTTTGGAGCTCTTGCGAAGCAGGAAAGCacgagagatagagagagagagagagcttttgtTAGAAGTCTAATGAATGTGGTGGCTTCTGACGGATATGTATAGCGCttgtgcttatatatatatatgggcaCAACTAAAGCTAGTGGTATTTAGACTTGCGAGTGAGTTTGTGAATGTGTGATAAAATTAGTAAGTGCGTGGCAATCTAATTTCACCATCTCTGCAGGGATCAATAATACTTTTGCTTGGCAGTACTATATTGTCATATTCATATACGGTTATACATTTTCATACAATTTTAATCGTATAAGTGATCATTTATAGCCTGCCAGTACTATATTGtcatattcatatagggttataCATTTTCATACAATCTTAATCGTATAAAGTGATCATTCATAGCCTCATAGGATCTTAATATAGTGAACTTTGTACAGTGTGGTTAACTGCATTATTTTAAGGGTAGTGCTATACACATActcattttataattttttcacCTCTCTCAATTTTCGAtcatcgaatgaattgaagaagatcttATTAATATATCGTTGATACTTCAATTTTAGGAGTGTGGCTACAATACTCCGGAGCATTGAATATTTCATCACTTAGAGCCTTTAGATTTAATCGAACAATTGTCAAAGAAAACTGAATATTTATTGGATTGCATACCCTTGAGTATTGTAGATAAGTTTATAGTTGTTGATATATCGTGGCTGCTTTTTAAAAGTGTAATTAATTGTATTGTAAAAAGTTGTTATGCAGTAATATATAATGATTAGTCTTTTGTCGGTCTCCGTCGGGCAAACGGCCTTTGCGCGACGGCAGTTTGCGCGACGGAGACCGACGAATTTAAGCTTAGGGTTTTCACCATAGTTTTTTTGGGCAGCTAAAAAAAACACCAGGGGGCTAATCGAATGCTGAAGGCGGCACATATGGTACGTCTGTCTGCCTCCTTGATCAAGATTGCATGACTCGCGACATCGTGGAGCGGCTACCTCACAGCAACATAGTATCGTCGTTACTAGCTGTGgttatattattaaaaattgttGTCCTATGCAGTGGGAATCTTGGGCAGAAATTCCCGAGGAGACGAAGATACTGGTGCGAGACAAGTTGTCggttagtatattaattttgagccttttatcatttttttttcaattatgtttACAAATATTATAAACCAAAGTATACTAtcttaatattattaaatttattactattattttgttgtttttcatatttgtagGTCAATTTTGATTTTAAGGACATATTCTCAGAGGTCATCACCTACTTAGATGAGACCTTCGCAAACCggtacaaaaattggaagagtGATCTTCATGCGCATTTTAAGAAATAGGGTGATCTGGAGACTGCTCGCCTACAGGGTTGCCCATCCGAGTTGGCGGACCGGCGAGAGGATTGGGAGTGGCTCTGCAACCATTTTATGGACCCAAAATTTGTGGTATgtacataatattttaataataattcattaatgttttagttattttttaagcattttaaaataattgctTTCAAATCGTCGCACTAACATCTATATTATGTGTTTCACAGAAGAAATCTATTGCTGGCAAGATTGCTCGGGAGTCAATGACACTTCTCCACCATTCCGGTTCAAAGCCCTTTTCGTATAGGCTTGAGGCACGACGTGAGGTAAAAGTATATtacttttgaaattttatacaatttattttttattattgattaataaagttttcttaatgttttttttttccttcaggaGGGTTCTAAGTTCCCAGAGATCGACTTGTTCAAGGATGTTTACGTTCAACCTGGCGATGAGACCAGTGAGCAGCTTTATGTAAGTATATGTAATTGTTATTATTCTTATATTTATGAATcgttcaaatattatttatattttgttattaaacattatatgttttttctttattattacagGCTTTTATGGTGGAAAAGTACGCTGTTGTTCTCCAAGAAGCAACATCGCAACTTCCCCCAGATACCCTGATTGAGGACGTCACTGTACCCGAGGATGCAGGTTTTGAGATCATGACTGAGGTTCTGAATCAGAAGTTCGGTCGTTGTCATGGCAAAGTTGTTCGGGGCATGGGGAATGCGTGTGTTCGTGAAACGGGTGCCTCCTCTTCCAGATCGACCATAGGAGAGGTCAATGCTCTGAAGGAGGAAGTGACAACCCTAAAAGGTCAGCTTGTAGCCCAGGATGAGCAGATAAAGACCTAGAATGAGCAGATGAGGGTTTAGAATGAGCAGCTGAGGGCCAAGAACGAGTAGATGAAGGCCCAGGTTAGGACCCAGGGCGACCAGATGAGTATGATTCTACAGGCCTTAGTGATGTCCGGTCTTCAAATCCAGATGCCATCACCTGATCTTGCTCCACCTTCGACCTCCCAACCACTTCGTCCAGCTGATACCTAGTAGTTTGATGTATcaaacctagaagactacttattgtagttctttctttttttgttcggacatcttgtatgtacattttcatatagttTATAATCAAATACTTTTTAttggtttattatttattttttagaatttaattacaatatttattaaaaattaaatcaaaactttttttgtcccaaaaaaaaaacaaaaagtttgcGTGACGAAGAAGTTGCATAGGTCACGCAAAGTGTCTTTGCGTGACGCACAATCCTACGTTGTGCAATTgttttgttccaaaaaaaaaaaagtttgtgtGACGAAGAAGTTGCATACGTCGTGTAAAGTGTCTTTGCGTGACGCACAATCCTACGTCGCGCAATTTTtttgtcccaaaaaaaaaaaagtttgtgtGACGAAGAAGTGTAATGGTGTGTCGCGCAAAGACACTTTGCATGACGTAGGATTGTGCGTCACACAAAGAGACTTTGTGCGACGCATGCAACTTCTTCTTCACGCAAACCCTGCTTTCACAGGCTTGGCGCATGACAAAGGTTCGTCGCACAAATTTTTGCGCGACTTTTGTTTGACTTTGTGCGATGAAGGACCTATGTCACGCAAAAtattttttgtactagtgtatatatatataaactcaaACCTTATATGTTATAAGTAGAGAgagtgaatatatatatatatatatatatatatctgtataTTATATTTGCATAATCTATTATGTATGGAGAGGGAAAAGGTATGACTTATGTAGCATACAGACCATTTACATATTATCAAATCATCACATCGATTGGATGCCATTATTGTCATTGCCAAAGTCGTCAGTCTGTCTCTtttatctctttcttttttttctttttgtttttggtcagCTCTTTTATCTCTTTGTTGCAGTGCATCCACACATGGAAGTAGAAGAAGGTCCAGTGTTTGGCTGAACCCAATTAATGAAGTTTTGGATCCTCTTGGCATGTATGGACAATATAAACTTTATTGTAAGCTTAAATAAGTTGCGTGCCTAAAGTATAATTTCAGTTTGACAATATAAGGTGCACATCATCAAATTTCTAAGCTTTCCAATCATGAACCAAATGACAAGAAACTTAATTTGGCCAACAAAATATTGGTAAGGTATCCTATTCATCATTAAGagcaagagaaaaaaaaaaaattaagctcCCTTATTATATTATAACAAAGCTTTGTATATATGCATTATCGTATTCTAAGGTACTTAAAATATGTTCAAAATGattattcaaatatttttaaagGTTAATCAATTTACCTAAGACGTCTTAATTAAtctaatgatatttctctttcAAATGCTAGAAAGAGTTTCAAAACTCAGCTCTCCgtgagtttattttttgtgaaaatcatgGCAAGAGCAAGAAATGTTCTTCTCATGGACATGTATGGCTGAAACACAAGgacaaatcacataaaaattcaaagttctccatgaaaaaaaaagacaatgcGCATGCATGAAAGAAATATAGTAGCTATATATGTCCATACATATGTTCAAACATGAAAAAGGAACCAACGTGACACACATGGATTACCAAATAAGGGAAGAGATCCTCTTGGATCTCTCCCACCAATCAATTAATTCGGacccttaaaatttgatttaacggctaaaattattataacttttaaagaagTCATTTTTTGtaactgttggatcaaattttaaaggtccaAATTAATTGATTGGTGAGGCTTATATTCGCATGCATGAAATGGTGATACATTTGCGTTCTATATATGTTTGTTTCACTTCACTTTTTTTGGTCACGTTGGTTTTTTGCTTGTATGTTCGTTTGCATGAATGTTTAAGTTGTACACACAAATCTCTAGGCAAACCTTATGAATCATGCATGACGTGTAAAACGAGAAATTAATTGGTGTACTCAGAACACGGGTAGTATAAGACTTTTCATTATGTAAGTagagaaaaattttattttctaagttGTTAACTTTTTTAACACAAGTATCTCATTACTTGTATAATAATACTTAGCATACCACCTTATGTTCCAGGCTGAACCTCTCCCttaaaaaatgatgaaaaaaacTGAATAAGAATTTCAAATGTTGAGGCAGATGATGATGGACTACAAAATTTCTGGATTTTGCGTGTACTTTTTCAGGTCTCTGAGACTATCTTTTTTCCAACCTGGAATTCCggtggggggagagagagagaatctgaTTCTGGGGCTGGTAATAATTCACAATTTGAGTTGAGCTAGTTCTGCTGCTGCATAATGGTAAAAGGCAAGGAAAGAGATCATTTTCGGATCCCTTCCATCAAATTCTGTCAATCAATCAATCCgaactcttgaaatttgatcgaATGGCTAAAAATAGAGGGGTcccttaaaagttataataactttagcaatttgatcaaattttagcaggcagattctctgccctcccacttcccatgccctcctgtttgtgtggtcacggttaaaccacgtcaacattttatattactattcctttttgtcttattatctctataaaaaaaataatataaaatgttaacatggtttaactgtgaccacacaaaacaggagggcatgggaagtgggagggcagagaatatGCCTCccaaatttcaagggtccggATTTGTTGATTGACAAGATTTGGTGAAAGGGATCTGAAAATGATTCCTTTCCAAAAGGCTATAATTTGatgtatattaaaatataatttcatgtTAACCGAAGAATTCACAGTACGTATGAGATTCAAAACCCAGGTGATATATAATTATTGCTCCTAATATTTTTCCATTGGAAGTGACTAAaccatcatatatatttttacgaAATAGAGATCCACATAGTAGTTTCTCTATAGTTTTTACATAAAATGACTTGGTTCATTTCTTGATCATATTTTCCAAAACTTCCACCGACATATTATATTCAAGGGATACTGCTTGGTTTCTTCATGGGCTCTAGCTGTCTGATACATATGTAAAAATATCttgtcaaaaacataaaaagaaatttttttcacATATGTATTAGATTGTTATTTACATTCAAATGCGTAAGTATGAATGACGTTACAAAGTAAGGAGCCAAGTATTTTTTTTCCCATAATGTAATGTTTCAAAGTTCACACGCATGCATGCAGCAGAGATCATAacaataggtaataaaatattagtattttttattttataaaaataatacaaaataattttatttagggACTAAAGTTAACACAACTTTTCAAGAGTCCAATCATTTACggatgcgtttgttgcaccagactATCTCAGACTGGACTAGCTTTAGGGACTAAGGTGAACTGACTTAGACTAGGCTAAGATGAACTAATTTAGTATAACGTTTGATGTAGTGTTTgactaataataaaaataataaaatataattctctttttgttttctttctcctttttctaGACAACTCCATTCATTTTCTCAAAAACAAAGGAACTCTGTACATATATAATTgtgcaccaaaaaaaaaaaaccgtgcCCCAAAATTTCCCTATCTAGAacctcaatctctctctctcgacaGTTGCAGAAGGAATTTGGTTTGCAGAGCACCCttggttttggttatttccTTTTGGATTTGAGGTCACAAAATTTTCCTATCAAATCTGGGTTTTGCAGAGCTTCGAACGAACTTGCTTTTGCAATTCAAATTTGGGATTTGCAATTCTTGTCTGGGTTTTGCGATTCAAATATGGGTTTTGCAATCTCAGCGAATCTGGGTTTTGTGATTCGAGCGGATTTGCAAAGATGTGCAGATGTGTGCAGATAGAGGACGCTATGGTTGCAGAGAAGATGAAGAACGCTAAGGTTGCAGAGAAGATGAAGTTGTGGTCGTAGAGAAGATGAAGATGTGGTTGCAAATAGGATGCCATCAGAGCAATGGGAGCAGGACGTCAGCGTTGCATCACCCCCACCTCGGGTTCTCGAGCCACTGATTTGTGTCGGGCCTGTCGCTCGAGCCCTCACTTGAGCTAAAGCCCGCATGGGCTGGAATTGATTGCTGGGGCTATTGGCTCCAGTGCAAGCACTTGTCCATTGAGCTACTCCCCCCgctggacttgctcttagtGTAGAGAGTGAAACTACACAAATAGGGAATGTGTGTTCGTCAGATTCTTTTTGTGAGAATTATAAGAATTTGTGAATTGTGTTCGTCAATCAAAAATgattttaaatattattatttaaaattaaacacaaacagcacttaataaaaattaattgcaTGATGTATGATAAATGaacattgtttgtaccatacttgaccaatcctgaaactactgagcaccggtcaacgttataccgtcaaggatccagaagagtttccctccaactaggaggccaatcaaagcgcgacacgtgtcgacatcagaagccaatcatagcgttacacgtgtcaacattagaagctaatcacaacacgacacgtgtcaatgtcagaatgaaactagaaactctcttctataaatagagatcattctctcacaatatttcctaatgtcatttgtactaaagcattcactagtactcactaaaggagagcttgaacctatatacttgtgtaaacccttcacaattaatgagaactcctctactccgtggacgtagccaatctgggtgaaccatgtacatcttgtgtttgcttccctgtccctatccatttacatacttatccacactagtgactagagcaatctagcgaaggtcacaaacttaacattttttgttgtaccaaagttctcactgattttgtgcatcaacatttggcgccatttgtgggaacgacacttattcctactctcttcagctttgtcaagctggtttccaccattcgtacactttcttttgaccaggcatcctttttcaacatggggagcgaaggaagccacagcacacagaatgacacccctcttgtacctagtgcgaagcaacaaaaaaaggaaggaaaaaaggttgctcttcaagctaaaatcgatgagctagaagctcagaacaacaagatagcaataaagaatgaggtcctccaggagcagtataagaagctctttaagacgctccacgaaactaggcgtactcaaacacgtgagctcgttgcccctgtggacatcaaccatcatctaggtgccccccaacacgaagGGTTACCTttattcgacatgggtatccttgatgaggagcgcgctaatcatcaaaacattgatcaacatgaaacTTCTATCATCcaagctgcttcgacccgaagcaagagaagtggaggaagacacctctttGCAGAAGGGTtagaaggatcaaaagccgtttatcgtgactgccgagacttcctaaagcaatgtcgagagaatcccctccacatatgcttgaagatcaatgacccaagggtttctgaaagactcggtcccctcccacgacccatgccagctgccaatctagggaagaaacaacaggtcccagaggaacatgaaggtacatgggactttgaggtattccgatagactcgccctagaagtcagtacggcgagtccaaggaaaaatcacacgccctttcttaaactttcctacttccaagaggcgatgtagacttacgaaagaaaatcccagtggtacatgacttcactcaggacccccttgtcctacagctctttaaggaagtaaacaagttaaaggccgaacgtcaggccgagatacttgattggaaccaacccaggcctggccctctcacaaggaggatccttgacacccccttcaagcgaagataaaacaaaagcttggcttgcaactttatactggaaaggaggacccgattaaacaccttaacctctctaccctctctggttgagctctaaactggtattgccgtcttccacctgagatggtagactcatttgaggaattgaggaaactgtttgtttctcaacacattttccagaccgatcgttTGCACTCTGCAGACaacttgtacattattcgccagaagccagacgagtcattacgtatgtatgctgaccgtttcagccatgagtattctcgttgtgCCTAGGCAGACGataagactgccctcaaagccttcacggcaggcctacgtgactgtttcttcaagtacatgatcaatgctaacacttggaagacttactctgaggtgatgacacatGCTTagaaccatgcctccgccgaggcaaagacatatcaagggaaaccccccacagccacccattattagcaagtagggagtggaagccagatccaaccaaatgagaagaccttgactttccaaacggcagcgatgcctccccctgccttacttaatactttgctaAGTCAACAGacatcaatctcagggcaaaaggaaagattttcatcctcaccagtctcattttagtaaaatgagtaagggacactaccgcgataaccaagggtatcgccatgataatccccgaccctaggcagtcaacacagtgggtcaagcacgtgtcaggacatcccctaccccgaggtatgaggcatacacacctttgaacgccacatgcgtggccatttaccccagcatagcacacttgatatcgaagccaaagtcgaggcactcggattacaagcccacgaagaacacgggcaagTTGTGCTGCTATCACGAGCATAATGACCATGatggcgagaaatgtatcacctttcatgatcatattgaagctttggcacgtgaaggaaaaattgatcaattcctctttcACCCTCCAAGAGGTAACAGTAACCAAtaccaagtgaatgtgatatatctcataagtggtggcacacccatatctaaatcttctaacagggccatgaaaaatagtgaacgagctttaaggtctggccaccaagtgtttcacgtggaagacatcaggggaggtaagtatcaaaagcctaactggaatccaatatgtttctaccctgaggaagaaagaggtatcatctaccctcacaacgacccactgatcgtggaagctcacatagccaactttgaagtacgatgaatcctggtagacacgggggattcggtcaatatcatgtttgttgaagctttcatgacacttaatgtagctgaacacttgcttgatcgctcgatttcccctctaataagcttctccgatgatatcatgcaacctttggggagcatacacttacctttcaccattggtacaggcccttacacaggtaccattaccactaacttcctggtggttgattgcccaacggcatacaatgtcatcttcagacgcacatgcatcaatgatctcaaggccatggtatccacacatatgttgttgataaaatttccaaccccctatg includes the following:
- the LOC126600642 gene encoding transcription factor WER-like, with the protein product MGGGNEYKKGLWTVEEDKILTDYIKLHGKGKWNRVNKVSGLKRSGKSCRLRWMNYLSPSVKRSDFSEEEDDLIIRLHNLLGNRWSLIAGRVPGRTDNQVKNHWNGHLSKKLGVSSKRGKTKAKTYSDSKRAKNNFCMPSSESNSELQPLPNSDSNSKIFGDHEAAAAIDEFDDEMMNIQDHIGSTSEVGFSGMWEATMMSNDKFWFHSDDLNQYSPYLWDPTLDDHYPFQFDNL